One window of the Hippoglossus hippoglossus isolate fHipHip1 chromosome 9, fHipHip1.pri, whole genome shotgun sequence genome contains the following:
- the trafd1 gene encoding TRAF-type zinc finger domain-containing protein 1 — protein sequence MADENTQFCGNCKHDIPEGNFTTHEIHCQRNIALCGVCQEPVPRADLQDHMQQEHTQITCKCGLKIEKNRFDVHQSSECSQRLVPCQYCELELVFSQSKEHEDYCGTRTEPCPNCKCNVMLREQAVHPVLCGSLTPPQERNNSRMSRSPLEPPSPGTWFEAHSIRNIIKAQEKGSKNNNVSAAEQHAFPRMFDPSAHNITRGPQSTEDWENASQRNTFSQLLGQRAFQNSSTWHHVDHTRDEDSSGLDYMLALSLQSDGESVAGGMDSNLWSDIWDHKTSNTSVNSALSLPNNNYPHFTTGTSTSTVQDHDQTDAMLPCEFCEELFPEEDLILHQTGCSPASAFASFSKHPTSPPKEDRMSRNASGLIHSLPNSLASNIPTFPRSISPASYSPPASPLEGDVVIPCEFCGVVLEEAVVFHHQDKCDMRPQTAHPLNNTTKASIRKPLGPDKYTFGQTSPDQRVKNQADFLAEDFGFDRDAAPGNKPRDWQRGYIGLPSQSNASNSEASVKNRPWQSREAEGAQSSFCDSDASASTSLKGPLPPENNEGRGNRSNPVTKLPKKQNEEQQDE from the exons ATGGCAGATGAAAATACACAGTTCTGCGGCAATTG cAAACACGACATTCCAGAGGGTAATTTTACCACCCATGAGATCCACTGTCAGAGAAACATCGCCCTGTGTGGGGTGTGTCAGGAGCCAGTGCCCCGGGCAGATCTGCAGGATCACATGCAGCAGGAACATACACAG ATAACATGCAAGTGCGGTTTGAAGATTGAGAAGAATCGTTTTGACGTTCACCAG AGCTCTGAGTGTTCTCAGCGTCTGGTCCCGTGCCAATACTGTGAACTGGAGCTCGTTTTCAGTCAGTCCAAAGAGCATGAAGATTATTGCGGTACCCGCACTGAGCCCTGCCCAAACTGCAAGTGCAATGTAATGTTGAGGGAGCAAGCTGTGCATCCAGTCTTATGTGGGAGCCTCACACCGCCCCAAGAGAGGAACAACAGCAGGATGAGTCGCAGTCCACTTGAGCCACCGTCTCCAGGGACATGGTTTGAAGCCCACTCCATCCGAAACATCATAAAAGCCCAAGAAAAAGGCTCCAAGAATAACAACGTCAGTGCGGCAGAACAACACGCCTTTCCCCGTATGTTTGATCCCAGTGCGCATAACATTACGAGGGGACCTCAAAGCACAGAAGACTGGGAGAATGcttcacagagaaacacatttagTCAAC TGCTGGGGCAGAGGGCTTTTCAGAATAGCTCCACGTGGCACCATGTTGATCACACACGTGACGAGGACTCATCAGGCCTGGACTACATGTTGGCTCTCAGCCTGCAGAGTGATGGAGAGTCAGTGGCCGGAGGTATGGACAGCAACCTGTGGAGTGATATCTGGGATCACAAGACATCTAACACCTCGGTGAACTCTGCACTCTCTCTgcccaacaacaactacccgCACTTCACTACAGGGACGAGCACAAGTACAGTACAGGACCACGATCAAACAG ATGCCATGCTGCCTTGTGAGTTTTGTGAGGAGCTGTTTCCAGAGGAGGACCTCATTTTGCATCAG ACTGGCTGCAGCCCCGCCTCCGCTTTTGCGTCTTTCAGCAAGCATCCCACCTCTCCGCCCAAAGAGGACAGGATGAGCAGGAATGCCTCAGGGCTGATTCACAGCCTCCCTAACTCGCTCGCTTCAAACATCCCTACTTTCCCTCGGTCCATCTCCCCTGCCTCTTACAGCCCTCCAGCCAGTCCACTAGAGGGCGATGTGGTCATACCATGTGAATTCTGTGGCGTTGTTCTAGAGGAGGCTGTCGTTTTTCACCATCAG GACAAATGTGACATGCGCCCTCAAACTGCTCATCCCCTGAATAATACAACAAAAGCCTCCATCAGAAAACCACTGGGCCCTGATAAATACACCTTTGGGCAGACGTCTCCAGATCAGAGAGTAAAGAACCAAG CTGACTTCTTGGCTGAGGACTTTGGATTCGACCGAGATGCCGCACCGGGAAACAAACCAAGGGATTGGCAGAGAGGCTACATCGGACTGCCGAGTCAAAGCAACGCGTCCAACAGTGAAGCTTCAGTGAAGAACAGACCTTGGCAGAGCAGGGAAGCAGAAGGGGCTCAATCATCTTTCTGTGACTCTGACGCTTCAGCCTCTACATCTCTAAAGGG ACCTCTTCCACCAGAAAATAACGAAGGGAGAGGCAACAGAAGTAATCCAGTGACAAAG TTGCCCAAGAAGCAgaatgaagagcagcaggacGAGTGA
- the mthfd2 gene encoding bifunctional methylenetetrahydrofolate dehydrogenase/cyclohydrolase, mitochondrial — MAALRTLRKLCQLSQHHVCKLHTSASRQEAVVISGKKLARQIREEARVDVENWVSAGHKRPHLSVILVGENPASHSYVLNKTRAAADVGISSETIRKHSNISEEELLDLIYKLNTDHRVDGLLVQLPLPEHIDERAICNAVSPTKDVDGFHVVNVGRMCLDQSTMLPATPWGVWEMIKRTGIPTQGKNVVVAGRSKNVGMPIAMLLHTDGRHERPGGDATVTISHRYTPKDKLGQHTRIADIVVAAAGIPNLITADMIKEGAAVIDVGINRVQDPVTGKHRLVGDVDFEGVRQKAGFITPVPGGVGPMTVAMLMKNTIKAAQNVLLYPPERIRMAASSY, encoded by the exons ATGGCCGCGCTCAGGACCCTCAGAAAGCTGTGCCAACTCTCCCAGCACCACGTCTGCAAACTGCACACGTCCGCTTCCAG GCAGGAGGCAGTGGTCATCTCAGGAAAGAAACTGGCCAGGCAGATTCGGGAGGAGGCCCGGGTGGATGTGGAGAACTGGGTTTCAGCGGGACACAAGAGACCCCATCTGAGTGTGATTCTCGTCGGCGAGAACCCGGCAAGTCACTCCTACGTCCTGAACAAGACGCGTGCTGCAGCTGATGTTG GAATTTCTAGTGAAACGATTCGCAAGCATTCGAACATCAGTGAGGAGGAGTTATTGGACCTGATCTACAAACTCAACACAGACCACCGTGTGGACGGGCTACTGGTCCAACTGCCTCTGCCAG AACACATCGATGAGCGCGCAATCTGCAATGCAGTTTCTCCCACCAAGGATGTGGACGGCTTCCATGTAGTCAACGTGGGTCGCATGTGCCTGGATCAGTCCACCATGCTTCCCGCCACTCCCTGGGGAGTCTGGGAAATGATCAAACGCACAG GTATTCCTACTCAAGGGAAGAATGTCGTGGTTGCAGGGCGCTCTAAGAACGTGGGCATGCCCATCGCCATGTTACTGCACACAGACGGGCGTCACGAGAGACCCGGCG GTGATGCGACGGTCACCATTTCTCACAGATACACTCCAAAGGATAAACTTGGCCAACACACTAGGATCGCTGatattgttgttgctgctgcag GGATTCCGAACCTCATTACCGCAGACATGATCAAAGAGGGCGCGGCGGTGATTGATGTCGGAATAAACAGAGTGCAGGACCCGGTCACTGGAAAGCACAGATTAGTCGGAGACGTGGATTTTGAAG GCGTGAGACAGAAGGCGGGCTTCATCACTCCAGTGCCCGGAGGTGTGGGACCTATGACTGTGGCGATGCTCATGAAAAACACTATCAAAGCCGCTCAGAACGTTTTGCTGTATCCACCAGAGAGGATCCGCATGGCGGCTTCATCTTATTGA
- the mob1a gene encoding MOB kinase activator 1A, whose product MSFLFGSRSSKTFKPKKNIPEGSHQYELLKHAEATLGSGNLRQAVMLPEGEDLNEWIAVNTVDFFNQINMLYGTITEFCTETSCSVMSAGPRYEYHWADGTNIKKPIKCSAPKYIDYLMTWVQDQLDDETLFPSKIGVPFPKNFMSVAKTILKRLFRVYAHIYHQHFDSVMQLQEEAHLNTSFKHFIFFVQEFNLIDRRELAPLQDLIEKLGSKDR is encoded by the exons ATGAGCTTCCTGTT TGGCAGTCGCTCATCCAAGACCTTCAAGCCCAAGAAGAACATCCCGGAGGGCTCCCACCAGTATGAGCTTCTGAAACACGCTGAGGCCACACTGGGCAGTGGTAACCTGAGGCAGGCAGTCATGCTGCCAGAGGGAGAGGATCTCAATGAGTGGATTGCTGTCAACA CGGTGGACTTCTTTAACCAGATCAACATGCTGTACGGCACCATCACTGAGTTCTGCACTGAGaccagctgctctgtgatgtCTGCTGGACCAAG GTATGAGTATCACTGGGCAGATGGCACCAACATTAAGAAACCTATCAAATGCTCTGCGCCCAAATACATCGACTACCTGATGACCTGGGTGCAGGATCAGCTGGATGATGAGACGCTGTTCCCCTCCAAGATCG GAGTTCCCTTCCCCAAGAACTTCATGTCTGTGGCCAAAACCATCCTGAAGCGTCTGTTCAGGGTTTATGCTCACATCTACCACCAGCATTTTGACTCTgtgatgcagctgcaggaggaagctcATCTCAACACCTCCTTCaagcatttcattttctttgttcag GAGTTCAACCTCATCGACAGGCGAGAGCTCGCCCCCCTGCAGGACTTGATTGAGAAGCTTGGATCCAAGGACAGATAG